A portion of the Kribbella jejuensis genome contains these proteins:
- a CDS encoding Ig-like domain-containing protein produces the protein MRATRPGAILLTACLLSLSSITAGAYEVPTASFTDAATTVMPGSGLRQTISTSGLTALGDPSTAGFLGSTPTTYQPAIGTKTPAQDVVVNTGDCASTGGCDDRGTLTIAFSQPVRNPVLHVGGLGGSVTRTVSGQTVAQSELHAVLKLTTPGVSLTKLGQGNNLAVTSDTITAANHDTGPNCVNTKSPSGLDTSATAACGSIRVNGVVTKVSFDVSALFTKHPKLPALNNGSSGDAFSIVASTPEDFGDAPASYGAAWSVLSDVQLGKSVTEDNATVANAATGPAVPDQGDDGAVFAPLHTGKTSYSADLQLAGASKAGRACGWIDLNVNGTFDPGERACSSFAAGQTTVTLRWSEIAPKAGASYARMRVGYNNAQVEEPTGAADAGEVEDYPFAITPPPPPLLADDSATTAFNAPVIVNVLANDKPGDPTAQLVPNTLCIVDNQTCGQMVNVVGQAKYVAGTDGTVRVEPVPGFVGTAKPVGYRVADSNGTTATAKLTVTVALPDRPVATPDTASTPQNTSVSVKPLANDHAATGVQLVPGSVLLRDPADATFKKEIVIAGEGEYVVKPDGGVDFVPVPQFTGVGPSIGYRVTDSTHQTAESTLTVTVTPVTPVANGDSVSTAFDTAVVVPVLDNDLPGSPDAPLIPSTLRLIDPVTKQLLDKLTIAHQGTYVAAAGRITFDPLHGFTGVGTPITYQVLDKNGTAARAQLTVSVAAPGPPVANPDTITTLQGRNVVASVLDNDKPGPTGAPLTPGSVRLLAATHPALSLVVAGQGKYVVKPDGTVAFDPLPSFSGTATPVGYQVADGNGAIGKSTLTVRVTKVQPEAADDTASTAYDTDVTVPVLANDKAGDPSTPLVPRTVRLVGPAATLVVPGQAKYTTKADGTIEVDPEPKFAGVATPVTYSVADVNGTTTTATLTVTVAKPAPPTAEPDTVTGKQNVPVRLSPLTNDVPGVGTVLDPHSLTLVAPADGALKKLVNIPGQAVYQANPDGTVTVDPLPTFTGTAAKVTYQVSDEFGQTARSTITVTIAPITPIAADDTARTPYDRTVTVSVLVNDKAGDPAAPLVPGSLQLIDPADGLAKEVVRILNEGTYTVDGGAVRFDPAATFRGPGTPLTYQVADTNGTTTTARLTVTVGQPPIAVADTGSTLQNVTVTINVLSNDRPGTDATLNSGSVELIGSAKKVTAPREGTYTVLPSGAIRFDPVPAFRGTAQPVAYRVADSDGNYAGATLTVTVVPVDPVAVDDSAITPYGHAITVNVLANDKPGDPSAPLQPAGVELKDANGKYSKTLTRTGEGTYAVDAYGGVKFTPAKGFQGVTTPTTYRIADANGTTAEGLLLLTVGSGPKAVADPIDTKQNVTVTVDPLANDEPGTGARLDPASLQVYGTTWGPTAVVPGQGSFTVKSGKITFDPEPAYRGAVSVAYRVKDSTGNLASSSVTVSVAPIVPVIKDDTATTPYATAITVDVLANDQPGDPSAPLTAGGVRLVDPVNGDPLPSLVVPGEGTFTVQPTGAIRFAPIDGYAGVAVPVGYQVADRNGTLGSGVLTVTVQARPVALPDDARTKQHVAVTIDPLANDRPGPGAQLEPDSLLLLGTDGVLVNQVSEGEGTYVVANGKVTFTPEATFSGTARPVAYEVKDSNHNAARSTITVTVDPVRPVIADDSAETPFDTPVTVNVLKNDKPGDQSAPLRTDSVVLRDPSDGQQKKSVTAPGEGTFVVEDGAVTYTPAKGFAGTTRALAYRVTDANGTSDTALLAVTVAGPLMVTAEPNSAGTGGTVTLKPVAAFIGTSTMTSATAAPANVTAESVERPPTGGPPPVVLTLAALLVALGATLVGLARSRR, from the coding sequence ATGCGGGCAACCCGACCGGGGGCCATTCTTCTTACCGCCTGCCTGCTGAGCCTCAGCAGCATCACTGCCGGTGCCTACGAGGTCCCGACCGCGTCGTTCACCGATGCGGCGACCACCGTGATGCCAGGCTCCGGACTGCGGCAGACGATCAGCACGAGCGGGTTGACCGCGCTCGGCGATCCGTCGACGGCAGGTTTCCTCGGGAGTACGCCGACGACATACCAGCCGGCGATCGGGACGAAGACGCCTGCGCAGGACGTCGTGGTGAACACCGGCGACTGTGCGTCCACCGGCGGGTGCGACGACCGCGGCACGCTGACGATCGCGTTCTCGCAGCCGGTGCGCAATCCGGTCCTGCACGTCGGCGGTCTCGGCGGTTCGGTCACCCGGACCGTGAGCGGCCAGACGGTCGCGCAGTCCGAACTGCACGCGGTCCTGAAGCTCACCACGCCAGGTGTCAGCCTCACGAAGCTCGGCCAGGGCAACAACCTCGCCGTCACCAGTGACACGATCACGGCCGCGAACCACGACACCGGCCCGAACTGCGTCAACACCAAGTCCCCGTCCGGCCTCGATACCTCGGCAACCGCCGCCTGCGGCTCGATCCGGGTGAACGGCGTGGTCACGAAGGTCAGCTTCGACGTCAGCGCGCTGTTCACCAAGCACCCGAAGCTGCCCGCGCTGAACAACGGCTCGTCCGGCGACGCGTTCTCGATCGTCGCGTCGACGCCGGAGGACTTCGGCGATGCGCCCGCGTCGTACGGCGCTGCGTGGTCGGTGCTGAGCGACGTACAACTCGGCAAGAGCGTCACCGAGGACAACGCGACCGTTGCCAACGCGGCGACTGGCCCGGCGGTGCCGGATCAGGGCGATGACGGTGCCGTCTTCGCACCGCTGCACACCGGCAAGACGTCGTACTCCGCCGACCTGCAGTTGGCCGGTGCGTCGAAGGCCGGGCGTGCTTGTGGGTGGATCGACCTCAACGTCAACGGGACGTTCGATCCGGGGGAGCGGGCGTGCAGCTCGTTCGCTGCCGGGCAGACGACGGTGACGTTGCGGTGGAGCGAGATCGCGCCGAAGGCCGGTGCGTCGTACGCGCGGATGCGGGTCGGGTACAACAACGCGCAGGTCGAGGAGCCGACCGGTGCGGCCGATGCGGGCGAGGTCGAGGACTACCCGTTCGCGATCACGCCGCCGCCTCCGCCGCTGCTGGCCGACGACAGCGCGACGACCGCCTTCAATGCTCCCGTGATCGTGAACGTGCTCGCGAACGACAAGCCGGGCGATCCGACCGCGCAGCTCGTCCCCAACACGTTGTGCATTGTCGACAATCAGACGTGCGGCCAGATGGTCAACGTCGTCGGCCAGGCGAAGTACGTCGCCGGAACCGACGGCACCGTCCGCGTCGAGCCGGTCCCAGGCTTCGTCGGTACGGCGAAACCGGTCGGCTATCGCGTTGCCGATAGCAACGGTACGACGGCGACCGCGAAGCTGACTGTCACCGTGGCCCTCCCGGACCGCCCGGTCGCCACCCCTGACACCGCGTCCACGCCGCAGAACACCAGCGTGAGCGTGAAGCCGCTCGCCAACGACCACGCGGCCACCGGAGTGCAGCTTGTTCCGGGTTCGGTCCTACTGCGTGATCCGGCGGACGCGACGTTCAAGAAGGAGATCGTGATCGCGGGCGAGGGCGAGTACGTCGTGAAGCCCGACGGCGGCGTCGACTTCGTCCCCGTACCGCAGTTCACCGGCGTCGGTCCGTCGATCGGCTACCGCGTCACCGACAGCACGCACCAGACCGCCGAGTCCACGCTCACCGTCACGGTCACCCCAGTGACGCCGGTCGCCAACGGTGACTCGGTCTCGACCGCGTTCGACACCGCCGTCGTCGTACCAGTCCTCGACAACGACCTGCCCGGTTCGCCGGACGCACCGCTCATCCCGTCGACGCTGCGGCTCATCGACCCTGTCACCAAGCAGCTGCTCGACAAGCTGACGATCGCGCACCAGGGCACGTATGTCGCGGCCGCCGGCAGGATCACCTTCGACCCGCTGCACGGCTTCACCGGTGTCGGTACGCCGATCACCTACCAAGTGCTCGACAAGAACGGCACGGCGGCCCGCGCTCAGCTCACCGTCTCGGTCGCGGCGCCGGGCCCGCCGGTCGCGAACCCGGACACGATCACCACGCTGCAAGGACGGAACGTGGTCGCGTCCGTCCTCGACAACGACAAGCCCGGCCCGACCGGCGCACCGTTGACGCCCGGCAGCGTACGTCTGCTGGCCGCGACCCATCCGGCGCTCTCACTCGTGGTCGCCGGCCAGGGGAAGTACGTGGTCAAACCCGACGGCACGGTGGCCTTCGATCCGCTGCCGTCCTTCAGCGGGACGGCGACCCCGGTCGGCTACCAGGTTGCCGACGGCAACGGTGCGATCGGGAAGTCGACGCTGACGGTGCGCGTGACGAAGGTGCAGCCGGAGGCCGCTGACGACACCGCGAGTACGGCGTACGACACCGACGTCACCGTGCCGGTGCTCGCTAACGACAAGGCCGGCGACCCGTCGACCCCTCTGGTGCCGAGAACCGTACGGCTGGTCGGCCCGGCGGCGACGCTCGTAGTGCCCGGGCAGGCGAAGTACACGACGAAGGCTGACGGCACGATCGAGGTCGACCCGGAGCCGAAGTTCGCCGGCGTCGCGACGCCGGTCACCTACAGCGTCGCGGACGTGAACGGTACGACGACCACCGCAACGCTGACCGTGACCGTCGCGAAGCCCGCGCCGCCGACCGCCGAACCCGACACCGTGACCGGCAAGCAGAACGTCCCTGTCCGGCTGAGTCCACTGACCAACGACGTCCCCGGCGTCGGCACCGTGCTCGATCCACACAGCCTCACGCTCGTCGCCCCGGCCGACGGCGCGCTGAAGAAGCTGGTGAACATCCCTGGCCAGGCCGTGTACCAGGCCAACCCGGACGGCACGGTCACCGTCGATCCGCTGCCGACGTTCACCGGTACGGCGGCCAAGGTGACGTATCAGGTCTCCGACGAGTTCGGGCAGACCGCGCGCTCGACGATCACGGTCACGATCGCGCCGATCACCCCGATCGCCGCCGACGACACCGCGCGGACGCCGTACGACAGGACCGTCACCGTGAGCGTGCTCGTCAACGACAAGGCGGGCGACCCGGCAGCCCCGCTCGTACCGGGCAGTCTGCAGCTGATCGATCCGGCGGACGGGCTGGCGAAGGAGGTGGTACGGATCCTGAACGAGGGAACGTACACCGTAGACGGGGGAGCTGTCCGGTTCGATCCGGCGGCGACATTCCGCGGGCCGGGTACGCCGCTGACGTACCAGGTCGCCGATACGAACGGGACCACGACGACCGCCCGGTTGACCGTCACCGTCGGCCAGCCGCCGATCGCCGTCGCCGACACCGGCTCCACGCTGCAGAACGTGACCGTGACGATCAACGTGCTGTCCAACGACCGTCCCGGTACTGATGCGACGCTGAACAGCGGATCGGTCGAGCTGATCGGGTCCGCGAAGAAGGTGACGGCTCCGCGCGAGGGCACGTACACGGTCCTGCCGAGCGGGGCGATCCGGTTCGACCCGGTGCCCGCGTTCCGCGGCACGGCGCAACCGGTCGCGTACCGCGTCGCCGACTCCGACGGCAACTACGCCGGCGCGACGCTGACGGTGACCGTCGTACCGGTCGACCCGGTGGCCGTCGACGACTCCGCGATCACGCCGTACGGACATGCGATCACCGTCAACGTGCTCGCGAACGACAAGCCCGGCGACCCGTCGGCGCCGCTGCAGCCCGCCGGCGTCGAGCTGAAGGACGCGAACGGCAAGTACAGCAAGACGCTGACGCGGACCGGCGAGGGGACATACGCCGTCGACGCGTACGGCGGCGTGAAGTTCACGCCGGCCAAGGGGTTCCAGGGCGTGACGACGCCGACGACGTACCGGATCGCGGACGCCAACGGGACCACAGCGGAAGGCTTGCTGCTGTTGACGGTCGGAAGTGGACCGAAGGCCGTCGCGGACCCGATCGACACCAAGCAGAACGTCACGGTCACCGTCGACCCGCTCGCGAACGACGAGCCCGGGACCGGCGCTCGGCTCGATCCGGCGTCGCTGCAGGTGTACGGCACGACTTGGGGCCCGACTGCAGTCGTCCCGGGGCAGGGCAGCTTCACCGTGAAGTCCGGAAAGATCACCTTCGACCCGGAACCGGCGTACCGCGGCGCCGTCTCGGTCGCGTACCGGGTCAAGGACTCGACCGGGAACCTCGCGAGCTCGTCCGTCACGGTGAGCGTCGCGCCGATCGTCCCGGTGATCAAGGACGACACCGCGACGACGCCGTACGCGACCGCGATCACCGTTGACGTACTGGCGAACGACCAGCCCGGCGACCCGAGCGCACCGCTGACAGCCGGCGGCGTCCGGCTGGTCGACCCGGTGAACGGCGACCCGCTGCCGTCGCTCGTCGTCCCGGGGGAGGGGACGTTCACGGTGCAGCCGACGGGTGCGATCCGGTTCGCGCCGATCGACGGGTACGCGGGCGTCGCGGTCCCGGTGGGGTACCAGGTTGCCGACCGCAACGGCACGCTCGGGTCCGGTGTGTTGACGGTGACCGTGCAGGCGCGGCCGGTCGCGCTGCCGGACGACGCCCGGACCAAGCAGCACGTCGCGGTGACCATCGACCCGCTCGCGAACGACAGACCCGGCCCCGGAGCTCAGCTCGAGCCCGACTCACTCCTGCTCCTGGGTACGGACGGCGTGCTGGTCAATCAGGTCAGTGAGGGCGAGGGGACGTACGTCGTTGCCAACGGCAAGGTCACGTTCACGCCGGAAGCGACGTTCTCCGGTACGGCGCGGCCGGTCGCGTACGAGGTGAAGGACTCGAACCACAACGCGGCCCGCTCGACGATCACCGTCACGGTCGATCCGGTCCGGCCGGTGATCGCCGACGACAGCGCCGAGACTCCGTTCGATACGCCGGTGACCGTCAATGTCCTGAAGAACGACAAGCCGGGGGACCAGTCGGCGCCGCTGCGCACGGATTCCGTCGTACTGCGCGATCCTTCCGACGGGCAGCAGAAGAAGTCGGTCACGGCTCCGGGCGAGGGCACGTTCGTCGTGGAGGATGGTGCGGTCACCTACACCCCGGCGAAGGGCTTCGCCGGTACGACGCGGGCGCTCGCATACCGGGTGACCGACGCGAACGGTACTTCGGACACCGCGCTGCTCGCGGTGACTGTCGCCGGCCCGCTGATGGTGACTGCAGAACCGAACAGCGCGGGCACCGGCGGTACGGTCACGCTCAAGCCGGTCGCGGCATTCATCGGAACCTCAACGATGACGTCTGCGACCGCGGCGCCGGCCAACGTGACCGCAGAATCGGTGGAGCGCCCCCCGACCGGTGGCCCGCCACCGGTGGTCCTCACCCTGGCCGCCCTACTGGTGGCACTCGGCGCAACTCTCGTGGGGCTGGCTCGCAGCCGACGGTGA
- a CDS encoding carboxymuconolactone decarboxylase family protein — MARIELEHKRTWFVRLAEWGSRRKYGEVLDPGKAALHNRRVLTTMLMLEGSAARWNKLDPGLKALAVMATSARIGCSWCMDFGYWEFHHQDVDQAKLRDVPVWRDSYVYSDLERAVMDYAEAMTATPPEVTDEQAERLRADLTDEQLVELTAAVSLENYRSRTNAALGLTSQGFKEYCDLRPVQ, encoded by the coding sequence ATGGCGCGGATCGAGCTGGAGCACAAGCGGACCTGGTTCGTGCGGCTGGCGGAGTGGGGCAGCCGACGTAAATACGGCGAGGTGCTGGATCCCGGGAAGGCTGCACTGCACAACCGGCGGGTGCTGACCACGATGCTGATGTTGGAGGGCTCCGCCGCGCGCTGGAACAAGCTCGATCCCGGCCTGAAGGCGCTCGCGGTGATGGCGACGTCGGCCCGGATCGGCTGCAGCTGGTGCATGGACTTCGGCTACTGGGAGTTCCATCACCAGGATGTCGACCAGGCGAAGCTTCGGGATGTGCCAGTGTGGCGGGACAGCTACGTCTACTCGGATCTGGAGCGCGCCGTGATGGACTACGCCGAAGCGATGACGGCGACCCCGCCGGAGGTCACCGACGAACAGGCCGAGCGGTTGCGGGCAGACCTCACCGACGAACAACTGGTCGAACTCACGGCCGCCGTCTCGCTGGAGAACTACCGCTCCCGGACGAACGCGGCGCTCGGGCTGACCAGCCAGGGCTTCAAGGAGTACTGCGACCTGAGGCCGGTGCAGTGA
- a CDS encoding GNAT family N-acetyltransferase, whose amino-acid sequence MKYLVADPDEALDPGLRADLLDTWVAATNAGGAVGYTPPAPVDLVAENLDGALGRVAAGLDLLGVLHNGERYVGMGMLVSRGSALQAHWRTVLRVMVHPEYQGNGAGRLLMEGLRGSAVDLGLEQLQLTIRGGLGLENFYGPLGYRVVGTHPRAIRVAPDDYRDEIMLVKDL is encoded by the coding sequence GTGAAGTATCTGGTGGCGGATCCGGACGAGGCACTCGATCCGGGGTTGCGGGCGGACCTGCTGGACACCTGGGTGGCCGCGACGAACGCGGGTGGCGCGGTCGGGTACACGCCGCCCGCGCCGGTGGACCTGGTCGCGGAGAACCTGGACGGCGCGCTCGGCCGGGTCGCGGCCGGGCTCGATCTACTCGGCGTGCTGCACAACGGCGAGCGGTACGTCGGCATGGGCATGCTGGTGTCGCGCGGGAGCGCGTTACAGGCGCACTGGCGGACGGTGCTGCGGGTGATGGTGCATCCGGAGTACCAGGGCAACGGCGCCGGACGGTTGCTGATGGAGGGTCTGCGCGGTTCCGCGGTCGACCTCGGCCTCGAGCAGTTGCAACTGACGATCCGCGGCGGGCTCGGCCTGGAGAACTTCTACGGACCGCTCGGCTACCGCGTCGTCGGCACCCATCCCCGCGCGATCCGGGTCGCCCCGGACGACTACCGCGACGAGATCATGCTGGTGAAGGACCTCTAG
- a CDS encoding RNA polymerase sigma-70 factor has translation MTEEELAAEFAEHRQVLVGAAYRVVGSVSDAEDVVQEAWLRWAAVDHEEIRDPRAYLIRITTRLALNKLREQKARREAYVGPWLPEPLATDDDDPAAAVELADSVSMAMLVVLETLSPLERATFVLREVFELPYDEIADTLGRSESAVRQLAHRAREHVHARQPRHRVDKARHDELTMRFMQAAGSGDFDQVVALLAPDAVLISDGGGKKRAALRPIQGAEKIARWLFAVLADNPGFEIRVASLNDELAYIAYFDDQPDTVTFMKSTDGRITELYLIRNPDKLSHVPLLEP, from the coding sequence GTGACCGAGGAAGAGCTGGCCGCGGAGTTCGCCGAGCATCGTCAGGTGCTCGTCGGTGCGGCGTACCGCGTGGTCGGGAGCGTCAGCGACGCGGAGGACGTGGTCCAGGAGGCTTGGCTTCGCTGGGCTGCCGTAGACCACGAGGAGATCCGCGACCCCAGGGCGTACCTGATCCGGATCACCACCCGTCTCGCGCTCAACAAGCTGCGCGAACAGAAGGCGCGCCGGGAGGCGTACGTCGGGCCGTGGCTGCCCGAACCGCTCGCCACCGATGACGACGACCCGGCGGCCGCGGTCGAGCTGGCGGATTCGGTCAGTATGGCGATGCTCGTCGTCCTCGAGACGCTATCGCCACTCGAGCGCGCGACGTTCGTACTGCGGGAGGTCTTCGAGCTGCCGTACGACGAGATCGCGGACACGCTCGGGCGGTCGGAGTCCGCCGTCCGGCAGCTCGCCCATCGCGCCCGCGAGCACGTCCACGCCCGGCAACCGCGGCACCGCGTGGACAAGGCCCGGCACGACGAGCTGACCATGCGGTTCATGCAGGCCGCCGGCAGCGGCGACTTCGACCAGGTGGTCGCGCTGCTCGCGCCGGACGCCGTACTGATCAGCGACGGCGGCGGCAAGAAGCGCGCCGCGCTGCGGCCGATCCAGGGCGCGGAGAAGATCGCCCGCTGGCTGTTCGCGGTGCTCGCGGACAACCCGGGCTTCGAGATCCGGGTGGCGTCGCTGAACGACGAGCTCGCTTACATCGCGTACTTCGACGACCAGCCGGACACGGTCACGTTCATGAAGAGCACGGACGGGCGGATCACCGAGCTGTACCTGATCCGGAACCCGGACAAGCTGAGCCACGTTCCCCTGCTGGAGCCGTAG
- a CDS encoding IS630 family transposase, with the protein MPDPVAPAVVLSDEQRAQLVAWSRRATSANGLAVRSRIVLAAADGLSTSAVARKLDVHVATARRWRARFVEQGLDGLLDEPRPGRPRTVRDEQVEAVITTTLETAPKDATHWSTRSLAAELGLSQSAVSRIWRAFGLQPHRQDSWKLSKDPLFIDKVHDVVGLYLNPPEAAVVLCVDEKSQIQALDRTAPIFPMMPGTPVRASHDYKRAGTSSLYAALDIATGTVIGSLHARHRAIEFKKFLATIDREVPAEYDVHVVLDNASTHKTPAVKRWLTAHPRFVLHFTPTSSSWLNLVERWFGELTTKKLRRGTHRSVRELNADIRAWINTWNDNPRPYVWTKTADQILESIARYCTRINDSRH; encoded by the coding sequence GTGCCGGATCCAGTAGCTCCTGCGGTGGTGTTGTCCGATGAGCAGCGTGCGCAGTTGGTGGCGTGGTCGCGGCGTGCGACGTCGGCGAACGGGCTGGCGGTGCGGTCGAGGATTGTGCTGGCCGCGGCCGATGGGCTGAGTACGAGCGCGGTGGCCCGCAAGCTGGATGTCCATGTCGCGACGGCGCGGCGGTGGCGGGCGCGGTTTGTCGAGCAGGGCTTGGACGGTTTGCTGGACGAGCCGCGGCCGGGCCGGCCGCGGACGGTGCGCGATGAGCAGGTCGAGGCGGTGATCACCACGACGCTGGAGACAGCTCCGAAGGATGCCACGCACTGGTCGACGCGGTCGCTGGCGGCCGAGTTGGGGTTGTCGCAGTCGGCGGTGTCGCGGATCTGGCGGGCGTTCGGGCTGCAGCCGCACCGGCAGGATTCGTGGAAGCTGAGCAAGGATCCGTTGTTCATCGACAAGGTCCACGACGTGGTCGGGCTCTACCTGAACCCGCCCGAGGCCGCGGTGGTGCTATGTGTGGACGAGAAGTCCCAGATCCAGGCCTTGGACCGCACCGCGCCGATCTTCCCAATGATGCCCGGCACGCCGGTCCGGGCCAGTCACGACTACAAACGCGCCGGCACCTCCAGCCTGTACGCGGCGCTCGACATCGCCACCGGCACCGTCATCGGTTCCCTGCACGCCCGGCACCGCGCGATCGAGTTCAAGAAATTCCTCGCCACCATCGACCGCGAAGTACCAGCCGAGTACGACGTGCACGTCGTACTCGACAACGCCTCCACCCACAAAACACCTGCGGTGAAACGCTGGCTCACCGCGCACCCACGCTTCGTGCTGCACTTCACCCCCACCAGCTCATCCTGGCTCAACCTCGTCGAGCGCTGGTTCGGTGAACTGACCACCAAGAAACTCCGCCGCGGCACCCACCGCTCCGTCCGCGAACTCAACGCAGACATCCGCGCCTGGATCAACACCTGGAACGACAATCCACGACCCTACGTGTGGACCAAAACCGCCGATCAAATCCTCGAATCCATCGCCCGCTACTGCACCAGGATTAACGACTCACGACACTAG
- a CDS encoding glycosyltransferase family 2 protein, producing MRDKPELSVVVPMYDEEEVLPIFFQRMHPLLDGLGIAYELLVVDDGSRDRTAALLLDAAKDWPQLRVIRLLRNSGHQAAQSAGFRRARGRYVVTIDADLQDPPEVIAEFLRAVEEEDVDVVYGVRSDRSSDSWAKRTSARLYYRLMCRLVGKEIPFDAADFRLVTRRVVDAVNALPDDGRVFRLVIPWLGFPSTEVRYVRAERAAGTTKYSVSKMIRLAFDSVTAFSAAPLRLATWLGLLGGAMSGVFVIGALVIKLTGRSIPGWTSTVLAVSVIGAIQLLCLGLLGEYVARLFQSSQRRPQFLVGYDSLEDHGHQEPVHETKTPSQR from the coding sequence ATGCGGGACAAGCCCGAGCTCTCCGTCGTCGTACCGATGTACGACGAGGAAGAGGTGCTGCCGATCTTCTTCCAGCGGATGCACCCGTTGCTCGACGGGCTCGGGATCGCGTACGAACTGCTCGTCGTCGACGACGGCAGCCGGGACAGGACCGCCGCGCTGCTGCTCGACGCCGCGAAGGACTGGCCGCAGCTGCGCGTCATCAGGCTGCTCCGCAACAGTGGTCACCAGGCCGCGCAGTCGGCCGGTTTCCGCCGCGCCCGCGGCCGGTACGTCGTCACGATCGACGCCGACCTGCAGGATCCGCCCGAGGTGATCGCCGAGTTCCTGCGCGCCGTCGAAGAAGAGGACGTCGACGTCGTGTACGGCGTCCGCTCCGACCGCTCGAGCGACTCGTGGGCGAAGCGGACCAGCGCCCGGCTGTACTACCGGTTGATGTGCCGCCTGGTCGGCAAGGAGATCCCGTTCGACGCGGCCGACTTCCGGCTGGTGACGCGCCGGGTGGTGGACGCGGTGAACGCGCTGCCCGACGACGGCCGGGTGTTCCGGCTTGTGATCCCGTGGCTCGGCTTCCCGAGCACCGAGGTGAGGTACGTCCGGGCGGAGCGCGCAGCCGGCACCACGAAGTACAGCGTCTCGAAGATGATCCGGCTGGCGTTCGACAGCGTGACCGCGTTCTCGGCGGCGCCGTTGCGGCTGGCGACCTGGCTCGGGCTGCTCGGTGGCGCGATGTCCGGCGTGTTCGTGATCGGCGCGCTGGTGATCAAGCTGACCGGCCGCAGCATTCCCGGTTGGACGTCGACGGTGCTCGCGGTCAGCGTGATCGGCGCGATCCAGCTGCTCTGTCTCGGTCTGCTCGGTGAGTACGTGGCGCGCTTGTTCCAGTCGAGCCAGCGGAGGCCGCAGTTCCTCGTCGGCTACGACAGCCTGGAGGACCACGGCCACCAGGAGCCGGTCCACGAAACCAAGACGCCCTCTCAGAGATGA